A single region of the Halopiger xanaduensis SH-6 genome encodes:
- a CDS encoding YqjF family protein, whose translation MTAHNTEPFRRHDTDTALPTLPHLTSMTWRHGLFVHWPISPDALRPQLPDPLALETWEGDAWISVLPFVLVNVGLRGSPSATRIAFPELNVRTYVRYRDDPGLFFFSVDVGNPLVAAAAGQTRLPVRYAQMHVSGSETGISFSSRRTDVNPATAGEPDRESGWFSATYRPDGDAFRPEPDTLEYWLTERRRFYAPANGDVLTAEVSHEPWPLQPAEVTIHENTLFEADGLPVPTESPIAYYCDELSMTGSVPRRL comes from the coding sequence ATGACGGCTCACAATACGGAACCGTTTCGACGGCACGACACCGATACGGCGCTGCCGACACTCCCGCATCTCACCTCGATGACGTGGCGACACGGCCTGTTCGTTCACTGGCCGATCAGTCCCGACGCGCTCCGGCCACAGCTTCCGGACCCGCTCGCGCTCGAGACGTGGGAGGGGGACGCCTGGATCAGCGTGCTGCCGTTCGTGCTGGTCAACGTCGGCCTCCGCGGTTCGCCGTCGGCGACCAGGATCGCTTTCCCCGAACTCAACGTCCGGACGTACGTTCGGTACCGCGACGATCCCGGACTCTTCTTCTTCAGCGTCGACGTCGGCAATCCGCTCGTTGCGGCCGCGGCCGGGCAAACACGCCTTCCCGTCCGCTACGCGCAGATGCACGTCAGCGGCAGCGAGACGGGAATCTCGTTCTCGAGCCGGCGAACCGACGTCAACCCCGCGACGGCGGGGGAGCCGGACCGCGAGTCGGGCTGGTTTTCGGCGACGTACCGGCCCGACGGGGACGCGTTCAGGCCCGAACCGGACACGCTCGAGTACTGGCTCACGGAGCGGCGGCGGTTCTACGCGCCGGCGAACGGCGACGTCCTGACGGCCGAGGTCTCCCACGAGCCGTGGCCGCTGCAGCCCGCCGAGGTGACGATTCACGAGAACACGCTGTTCGAGGCCGACGGGCTCCCGGTGCCGACGGAGTCGCCGATCGCGTACTACTGCGACGAACTGTCGATGACGGGATCGGTGCCCCGCCGACTGTAA
- a CDS encoding transcription initiation factor IIB, producing MATSDSNSNSNLTSVCPECNGRLRETDTETVCEECGLVTTEDAVDRGPEWRSFDDEETDRRRTGAPLTRSRHDRGLSTEIGYGSGSNSSYETRLTGRKRRQIARLRREHNRARISSKAERNQVYGFAEIRRVNAQLSLSDSVREQACALFESAQSDGLFQGRSLEGFAAAAIYATCRTRSVARTIDEITAVARADADELRAAYDALNRELGLPTGPIDPAQYLPRYAAKLEVGSAVERRAREHANALSEAGQIGGRNPSGVAGGCLYKATQEREEWPTVTQAAAADVADVAPVTIRATVTALEELADR from the coding sequence ATGGCGACTTCCGATTCGAACTCGAACTCGAACTTGACTTCGGTCTGTCCCGAGTGCAACGGTCGATTGCGAGAGACCGATACCGAAACGGTCTGTGAGGAGTGCGGACTCGTCACGACCGAAGATGCGGTCGATCGCGGGCCCGAATGGCGTTCGTTCGACGACGAGGAGACCGACCGTCGACGAACCGGCGCCCCACTCACTCGATCGCGCCACGATCGAGGGCTGTCGACGGAAATCGGCTACGGATCCGGCTCTAACTCGAGTTACGAAACCCGGTTGACCGGCCGGAAACGACGGCAGATCGCGCGCCTCCGGCGCGAACACAATCGCGCCCGGATCTCCTCGAAAGCAGAACGGAATCAAGTGTACGGGTTCGCCGAAATCAGACGCGTCAACGCACAGCTTTCCCTATCTGACTCTGTTCGCGAACAGGCTTGCGCCCTGTTCGAGTCGGCCCAATCCGACGGTCTCTTTCAGGGCCGATCGCTCGAGGGGTTCGCCGCCGCTGCGATCTACGCGACGTGTCGAACGCGGTCCGTCGCGCGTACGATCGACGAGATCACGGCCGTCGCTCGCGCCGACGCCGACGAACTTCGCGCCGCGTACGACGCGTTGAACCGCGAACTGGGGCTGCCGACCGGGCCGATCGATCCCGCGCAGTACCTGCCGCGATACGCCGCGAAACTCGAGGTCGGTTCCGCGGTCGAACGCCGCGCTCGCGAGCACGCGAACGCACTCTCGGAAGCGGGGCAGATCGGCGGCCGGAATCCGAGCGGCGTCGCCGGCGGCTGTCTCTACAAGGCGACGCAGGAACGCGAGGAGTGGCCGACGGTGACGCAGGCGGCCGCCGCCGACGTCGCCGACGTCGCCCCGGTGACGATTCGTGCGACGGTCACCGCGCTCGAGGAACTCGCTGATCGGTAG
- a CDS encoding minichromosome maintenance protein MCM, which produces MAQAQAGNSELVDSFEQFFRNYYDNEIKQLAQQYPNEQRSLHVDWQDLYRYDPDLADDFLNQPEQLQRYAEEALRLYDLPIDVSLGQAHVRVRNLPETESPEIREIRSPDMNTLVEVRGIVRKATDVRPKIEDAAFECQLCGTLTRVPQSSGDFQEPHECQGCERQGPFQVNFDQSEFVDSQKLRIQESPEGLRGGETPQSLDVHVEDDITGEVTPGDHVSATGVLRLEQQGDGQDKSPVFDFYMEGMSVEIEEEQFEDMNITDEDKKEIYNISNRDDVYEQMIGSIAPSIYGYDQEKLAMILQLFSGVTKQLPDGSRIRGDLHMLLIGDPGTGKSQMLGYIQNIAPRSVYTSGKGSSSAGLTAAAVRDDFGDGQQWTLEAGALVLADQGIAAVDELDKMRPEDRSAMHEALEQQKISVSKAGINATLKSRCSLLGAANPKYGRFDQYEPIGEQIDLEPALISRFDLIFTVTDQPDEEKDKNLAEHILTTNYAGELTTQREQMTSLEVSNDEIDEMTEQVDPEIDAELLRKYIAFAKQNCHPRMTEAAREAIRDFYVDLRSKGTDEDAPVPVTARKLEALVRLSEASARVRLSDTVEESDANRVIEIVRSCLQDIGVDPETGEFDADIVEAGTSKSQRDRIKNLKQLISDIEEEYDDGAPVDIVLERAEEVGMDQSKAEHEIDKLKQKGEVYEPSTDTLRTT; this is translated from the coding sequence ATGGCGCAGGCGCAAGCGGGTAACTCCGAACTCGTCGATTCCTTCGAGCAGTTCTTCCGCAACTACTACGACAACGAGATCAAGCAGCTTGCGCAGCAGTACCCCAACGAGCAGCGATCGCTCCACGTCGACTGGCAGGACCTCTACCGGTACGATCCCGACCTGGCCGACGACTTCCTGAACCAGCCCGAGCAACTCCAGCGATACGCCGAGGAGGCGCTGCGGCTCTACGACCTCCCGATCGACGTCAGCCTCGGGCAGGCCCACGTCCGCGTCCGGAACCTGCCGGAGACGGAATCACCCGAAATTCGGGAGATCCGTTCCCCCGACATGAACACGCTCGTCGAGGTCCGCGGCATCGTCCGCAAGGCCACCGACGTCCGGCCGAAGATCGAGGACGCCGCCTTCGAGTGCCAGCTCTGTGGCACCCTCACGCGCGTCCCCCAGTCCAGCGGCGACTTCCAGGAACCCCACGAGTGCCAGGGCTGCGAGCGACAGGGACCGTTCCAGGTGAACTTCGACCAGTCCGAGTTCGTCGACTCCCAGAAGCTCCGCATCCAGGAGAGTCCCGAAGGGCTCCGCGGCGGGGAGACGCCCCAGTCGCTCGACGTCCACGTCGAGGACGACATCACCGGCGAGGTCACCCCCGGCGACCACGTCTCCGCGACCGGCGTCCTCCGCCTCGAGCAGCAGGGCGACGGCCAGGACAAGTCTCCCGTTTTCGACTTCTACATGGAGGGGATGTCCGTCGAGATCGAGGAGGAGCAGTTCGAGGACATGAACATCACCGACGAGGACAAGAAGGAGATCTACAACATCTCCAACCGGGACGACGTCTACGAGCAGATGATCGGCTCGATCGCGCCCTCGATCTACGGCTACGACCAGGAGAAGCTCGCGATGATCCTCCAGCTGTTCTCGGGGGTCACCAAGCAGCTCCCCGACGGCTCGCGGATCCGCGGGGACCTGCACATGCTCCTTATCGGGGACCCCGGTACCGGTAAGTCGCAGATGCTGGGCTACATCCAGAACATCGCCCCTCGCTCGGTCTACACCTCCGGGAAGGGGTCGTCCTCAGCCGGTCTCACGGCAGCCGCCGTCCGCGACGACTTCGGCGACGGCCAGCAGTGGACCCTCGAGGCCGGTGCGCTCGTGCTCGCCGACCAGGGGATCGCGGCGGTCGACGAGCTCGACAAGATGCGCCCGGAGGACCGCTCGGCGATGCACGAAGCGCTCGAGCAGCAGAAGATTTCCGTCTCGAAAGCGGGGATCAACGCCACGCTCAAGTCCCGCTGCTCCCTGCTGGGCGCGGCAAACCCCAAGTACGGCCGCTTCGACCAGTACGAACCCATCGGCGAGCAGATCGACCTCGAGCCGGCCCTCATTTCGCGATTCGACCTCATCTTCACAGTCACGGACCAGCCCGACGAGGAGAAGGACAAGAACCTCGCCGAGCACATTCTGACCACCAACTACGCGGGCGAGCTGACGACCCAGCGCGAACAGATGACCTCGCTGGAGGTCAGCAACGACGAGATCGACGAGATGACCGAGCAGGTCGACCCCGAGATCGACGCCGAACTCCTCCGGAAGTACATCGCCTTCGCGAAGCAGAACTGCCACCCGCGGATGACCGAGGCGGCCCGGGAAGCGATCCGGGACTTCTACGTCGATCTGCGCTCGAAGGGGACCGACGAGGACGCACCCGTTCCCGTGACGGCCCGGAAACTCGAGGCGCTCGTTCGCCTCTCGGAGGCCAGCGCCCGCGTGCGACTGTCCGATACGGTCGAAGAGTCCGACGCGAACCGGGTCATCGAGATCGTTCGCTCCTGTCTACAGGACATCGGCGTCGACCCCGAAACGGGCGAGTTCGACGCGGACATCGTCGAGGCCGGCACCTCGAAGTCCCAGCGCGACCGGATCAAGAACTTAAAGCAACTCATCAGCGACATCGAGGAGGAGTACGACGACGGCGCGCCGGTCGATATCGTCCTCGAGCGGGCCGAGGAGGTCGGCATGGACCAGTCGAAGGCCGAACACGAGATCGACAAGCTCAAACAGAAAGGCGAGGTCTACGAGCCGAGTACGGATACGTTGCGGACGACCTAA
- a CDS encoding DUF502 domain-containing protein, protein MSAPRIGVKRWLVNGIVITIPLVATLVVLLVVFDFVLGVLSPVIEGVLYAWPNEPPRAVVQLLTLASLFGLFLLIGFVAEYTPGRYISQRVHQTMETIPGVSTVYESVRRASKILADDDTDQFKEVKLVEFPHEGAYMLGFLTAVTPDDIEQSVASEDMVTIMVPLGPNPTTNGFVMHMPRENVHDVDVTVEEAARSIATLGVASNGFDEDE, encoded by the coding sequence ATGTCGGCCCCCCGGATCGGAGTGAAACGGTGGCTGGTCAACGGGATCGTAATCACGATTCCGCTGGTCGCCACGCTCGTCGTGTTGCTCGTCGTCTTCGATTTCGTTCTCGGCGTGCTCTCCCCGGTTATCGAAGGCGTGCTCTACGCCTGGCCGAACGAACCGCCGCGGGCGGTCGTGCAACTGCTAACGCTCGCATCGCTGTTCGGACTCTTCCTCCTGATCGGGTTCGTCGCGGAGTATACGCCCGGCCGGTACATTTCCCAGCGCGTTCACCAGACGATGGAGACGATTCCCGGCGTGAGTACGGTCTACGAGAGCGTCCGCAGGGCGTCGAAGATCCTCGCCGACGACGATACGGACCAGTTCAAGGAGGTGAAACTCGTCGAGTTTCCCCACGAGGGAGCGTACATGCTCGGCTTCCTCACGGCGGTTACGCCGGACGATATCGAGCAGTCCGTCGCCAGCGAAGACATGGTGACGATCATGGTGCCGCTCGGACCGAACCCGACGACGAACGGCTTCGTGATGCACATGCCTCGCGAGAACGTCCACGACGTCGACGTCACCGTCGAGGAAGCCGCCCGCTCGATCGCGACGCTCGGCGTCGCCTCGAACGGGTTCGACGAAGACGAGTGA
- a CDS encoding aldo/keto reductase, with protein MQETADPETCPTANGMPMLGLGTWQNEDPDECAESVRTALETGYRHIDTAQAYDNEGAVGDGIAAADVDREDVFLATKVWIDNLAHDDVLETARESLDRLGVDYVDLLYVHWPSREYDAEETLSAFDELYDEGLIENVGVSNFLPEQVEEAVELCDAPIFANQVELHPLLPQDEIREVCDTHDIEVVGYSPLARGAVFDQPEIREVAEKHDVSEAQVSLAWAREKGVTAIPKSASEDHIRDNFESLTLELDVDDVETIDAIDGTDRQIDPGFAPWN; from the coding sequence ATGCAGGAAACAGCCGATCCGGAGACGTGTCCGACCGCGAACGGCATGCCGATGCTCGGCCTCGGCACCTGGCAGAACGAGGACCCCGACGAGTGCGCCGAGAGCGTCCGCACGGCCCTCGAGACGGGCTACCGCCACATCGACACCGCCCAGGCCTACGACAACGAGGGTGCCGTCGGCGACGGCATCGCCGCGGCGGACGTCGACCGCGAGGACGTCTTCCTCGCCACCAAGGTCTGGATCGACAACCTCGCGCACGACGACGTCCTCGAGACGGCCCGCGAGAGCCTCGACCGCCTCGGCGTCGACTACGTCGACCTGCTGTACGTCCACTGGCCCTCTCGCGAGTACGACGCCGAGGAGACGCTGTCGGCCTTCGACGAACTCTACGACGAGGGCCTGATCGAGAACGTCGGCGTCAGCAACTTCCTGCCCGAACAGGTCGAGGAAGCCGTCGAACTCTGCGACGCACCAATCTTCGCGAACCAGGTCGAACTCCATCCGCTGCTGCCCCAGGATGAGATCCGCGAGGTCTGTGACACCCACGACATCGAGGTCGTCGGCTACTCGCCGCTGGCCCGCGGTGCCGTCTTCGACCAGCCCGAAATTCGGGAAGTCGCCGAGAAACACGACGTCAGCGAAGCGCAGGTCAGTCTGGCCTGGGCCCGCGAAAAGGGCGTCACCGCGATTCCGAAGTCGGCCAGCGAGGACCACATTCGGGACAACTTCGAATCGCTGACCCTCGAACTCGACGTCGACGACGTCGAGACGATCGACGCGATCGACGGGACCGACCGGCAGATCGATCCCGGCTTCGCCCCCTGGAACTGA
- a CDS encoding pro-sigmaK processing inhibitor BofA family protein, with the protein MVTGLEILLLVLVLAAVLGASTLIQTVRPFIVNAVVGLVVLFLAQAVFGLNVAVTPIALVIVAIGGFPGSLLVLLLSLFGVAFVP; encoded by the coding sequence ATGGTTACTGGTCTCGAGATCCTCCTATTGGTCCTCGTCCTTGCGGCTGTCCTGGGTGCCTCCACGCTGATCCAGACGGTCAGGCCCTTCATCGTCAACGCGGTGGTCGGACTCGTCGTCCTGTTTCTCGCACAGGCGGTGTTCGGCCTCAACGTCGCCGTCACGCCGATCGCGCTCGTTATCGTCGCCATCGGCGGCTTCCCCGGCTCGCTGCTGGTACTCTTGCTGTCGCTGTTCGGGGTTGCGTTCGTTCCCTGA